From the genome of Sinanaerobacter sp. ZZT-01:
GTCAAAATAGTAAATTAAAATAAAAAAGAGGGACAAAAAATGAAAACAATCGGTATTTTAGGCGGCATGGGCCCTTTCGCAACAGCTGATTTATACAAGAAAATTACAATCAATACAAAGGCAGACTCCGATCAAGAGCAGCTGCATATCATAATTGACAGTAATACAGCGATTCCGGATCGCACAAAATGTATATTAACAGGGTGTGGCAGCCCGATTCCCGAAATGACACATTCAATCAGACGTCTCGAAGCCGCAGGCGCAGACTTTTTAATTATGCCATGCAACACCGCTCATTATTTCTATCGTGACTTATTAAAAATTTCAGAAGTTCCCATTCTGAATATGCTGGATTTAACGGTGAATTACATCAAAACAAAATTTGGTACAGCAAAAACCATCGGTCTATTAGCAACAGACGGAACCTCTCAATCCGGGATCTACGATCAGTATTTTGAAAAAGCCGGAATGAAGCTTGTAAAGCCTTCTATTCACCAAAAAAAAGTTATGGATTTTATCTATGAGGGGATTAAAAAAAATAACCTCACCATCGGAACCGAGGGCTTATTTGAAGCAGTGAAAGAAATGGAGGAACTGGGTGCTTCCGTATTTATCTTAGGCTGTACAGAATTATCCGCCGCAACAGACTATTACAGCTTTGATGAACGCTTTATCGATCCGCTTTTGGTTTTAGCAAAAGAAAGCATTACGTACGCCGGAGGGATTGTCAAGGGTATTTAACCCCTGTCAAACAAAGAAAAAATGCACTTGATTTGCCGTTTAACGGTCATTTCAAAATGCATTTTTTAATTTATTGAGCTTCACCCTTTTTGCTCATTTCAATTCCATTGATTTTATCCTCATATTCTTTATCCGTTATCTTATTCGGAATATTATTTATATCAATTGCTCCCAATTTATTTTCTTCTAAGTATTCCTCTAGCCGATATTGAATGAGTGTTTTTTCATTTAAAAAATACCAAAGATTCCAGTAATCTTCTTCTGTCATTCCATATCTCTTTATCCGTCTCTCGAAGGCCTCTTTTAAGGTTTCTTCTTGCTCAATTCCCTCTTTTACATTTGCCATATTCTCTTCTACATCTGATTTTACATCAATTTTATACTTTTTTGCTAACCGATTTGACTCTAATTCCAGTTTCAAATCATTCCATGCATCCAAATAAGGATTATCTGACCCCTTTAATTGAAAGCGGAGAGCTCTTAGTTCCATTTCCTTTGCTGTTACTTTTTTATTTTGAATGGTGCCTATTACTCTTTTCGCTCGCGCAGATTTATCCTGGTTAATATTTTTATAAATATTTCCAACTTGTAAATCCAACTGCTCGTTTCCTTCTAAATCTTCGGAAAAAACATTTTTAAGTTGTTTGATATCGCTATCGGACCCGGACTTAGCAAAATTACTTTCGTTAAAAAATGATTGTTGCATATTATTCATATAGATACCGAAAATAATAACAATAATTATGCCTATAAAATAAATTGAATATCTTTTTTTGCGTTTACTAATACTCATATTTCACCAAATACTCCTTACAAACAATTTCATTTATCTATCTTTTACTTTACGGTTTCTTATTAAAATTTTTATTAGATAATACTTGAATCGCACAGATCTAATTAAAATTCTGTGCGATTCACCACTTAAATTATTGAATTTAAATAAGTGTCTATATTCTCTTTACTAAAGTTTTCATCAATCAACTCAAAACTTGATGACTTTGTATATGCTTGTATTACTTTAGAATCATATAGGTAAGACTCAACATTAATGCAAGTCAAATATTCTTTGTTCTCTTTCAATTTATAAACTCCCCAATACTCATCCTCTGACATGCCCGTAAGATCAATAAAATGTTTAATAGAATCTTTCATTTCAGCATCAATTTCATTTTCATATAATTTTCTCTGCTCATTTGTATAATTTTCTACATCTTGTTCTGTTGGTAGAATTCCGTTGTTTTCAGCAATACTATTATCAACCTTTATTTTTGTAAGACTTTCTACCGCATCCTCATATGGAGTACTACTTTGTGAAGCTACGGCTTTTCGATACCGCAATATAAACTCATCCTCATATACTGGACTGCCATATATCTCTGCTATCTTATAAGATGGATTTACTTTATCCGAATTTAAAACAATTTTAATGGCTTCTGCCTCCTTAAACATATCTATATGGTTGTCCAATCCTGAAATGTTTCCAGCAAATGCAAAAACAGATGTTCCCACAATCATAATTATTGACAAACAAAAAACTAGATATTTCTTCATATTCATCCCTCCTAATATCTTTTAAATTGAAACACTTAATTCAGTCCACCAACTTGATCCTAATATAGGAGTCCAACCATTTATATTAAATTGGCACTCAGCTTCTACTTTAGCAGTTTTGCTTGTTGGCACAGAATAAGAAACACTTTTTTCACCATGCATATATGGATATGTAGAGGTTGGATCATATATTATATCAAAATATGAAAAATTCTTTCTGTAATCAGTCCCTATTAAAGTACCTCCGCTATAGGTCTTTATTCCTTTTGGAAAATCATAAGTACCCTCACCTATTTCTGGAACATGTGGCATTCCTGCCGCATAGATCTGATAGCGCTTCAAATTGTTATTAGTTCCAGATTTATTATAATCAACAGTTAACTTTGTTGTAATATTCCAAATCTGAGTTCCAAAATCAGGGTTATACCCGCCTATAAATTTATGGTTTTTATCTTCTGCACTTTTTGATGCTGCAAAGCATATAGAAACTTGTGCTAAAATCAAAATAAATACAATAAGTAATAGTATTAACTTTCTAAGTTTCACTTTAAATCCCTCCTAAAATATGAGAATAACTATCATGCATCTAAATATATATAATTATTCTACACTAATTTCTATTCAACAAATTGAAAAAGGCCTTCCATACAATAACTATACTATCAATTTTATATAATGCTAGGCCTTCGACAAAACTATCCAAAATATTTCATTTTAAACGCAAAATGAGGCTGTAAAAAAACTCCCTTAAAAGAAAAATCACTCAGGCCGTGAGGCTTGAGCGATTTTTTGGTATAATTAAGTATGCAAATAAATAAAAACACCAATGATAATTATACTGTAAGACAGTTATGGATCACATCGACTTATCAAAATATTTTGTAGAGAAAGGCTACAGAACAGGTCGTCCAAGATGTGATGAACAGAAGCTCCTCAAAGTGATACCCTTTGCTTTTATGGAACACGGGATCTCATCTTTGCGAGAGATAGAAAAACTCTGCAGAAATGATATCAGATACAGTACAAGCAAGGTACAAGGCTGGATGAATCTACGTTTGTTTCAGGCTGCGGTCACAGGAAAAGCATTCAACAAAAACAGTACCAAGAATTACAAGGATATCTGGAACGATTAAAATTTAGGATAATGTCCGTAGGATTTATTAAATTTCTCCAATAAAGGAACGAAACATTCCATGTCTGATGCATATGGTTTTATATCAACTACTGCAATATACTCAACACAGACAGCAGTCTGGAGATTATATGATGGAAGGAGCTGGTCATTTCCCATGTAATCTCGTTTTATACGCATAAAAGTTTGTATCCAGTTGCGGATGCAGGATACGGCTCCTATAATAACTATCTTTATTGCGAAGAACACGGGATGGAAAAATACATGAAATTCACCATGTTCAAAAAAGAAACAACCGATAAAAAGTATCACGAGAATCCATATCGGGCAGTAAACTTTAAACGGGATGGATCTGGAAATCTGATATGTCCAAACGGAAAAAAATTTCATTTTAAAAGCAGGAAGCATGTCTATAAAAACAAATATGGAAGAAATCTATGAATGTGAATCATGTGCAGACTGCCAGCATAAAAATGATTGTTGTCCTAAAGCATCAGCTAACAGAACAATCCGAATGAATCAGGAATTGACCTCTATTCATCAAGAGGTGATTTCCAACCTTGAATCTATACATGGAGCACTTTTAAGAATGAACCGTACTATACAAGCAGAAGGAACATTTGGCATTCTAAAATGGGATAAGTCTTATAAAAGATTATTCCGAAGAGGTGCGAAAAACGTAATTCTTGAACTTACGCTGATTTCTTGTGGTTTTAACCTTTACAAATATCATAATAAAAAACAGGGAATAAAGTTAGCTGCTTAAAAATGAAGGTATTATGCGGATGCTTTTATTAAATGCATCCTTTTTTGCTAAAAGAGGTCACATTCACTCTAAATATTGAAAAGTAAAATCAAGAAT
Proteins encoded in this window:
- a CDS encoding aspartate/glutamate racemase family protein, with product MKTIGILGGMGPFATADLYKKITINTKADSDQEQLHIIIDSNTAIPDRTKCILTGCGSPIPEMTHSIRRLEAAGADFLIMPCNTAHYFYRDLLKISEVPILNMLDLTVNYIKTKFGTAKTIGLLATDGTSQSGIYDQYFEKAGMKLVKPSIHQKKVMDFIYEGIKKNNLTIGTEGLFEAVKEMEELGASVFILGCTELSAATDYYSFDERFIDPLLVLAKESITYAGGIVKGI
- a CDS encoding transposase — its product is MSIKTNMEEIYECESCADCQHKNDCCPKASANRTIRMNQELTSIHQEVISNLESIHGALLRMNRTIQAEGTFGILKWDKSYKRLFRRGAKNVILELTLISCGFNLYKYHNKKQGIKLAA